A single genomic interval of Jatrophihabitans endophyticus harbors:
- a CDS encoding ribose-5-phosphate isomerase, which produces MRVYLGSDHAGFELKARLLDHVAGLGHEVVDCGAATFDPEDDYPAPCITAGARVVADPGSLGIVIGGSGNGEQIAANKVDGIRAALVWSDETAQLAREHNDANVISLGARNHPEADAVRFVEIFLATPFSGVERHARRIAELAEYEQTGAIAGQQTS; this is translated from the coding sequence ATGCGCGTCTACCTCGGCAGTGACCATGCCGGCTTCGAGCTGAAGGCCCGGCTGCTCGACCACGTCGCGGGCCTCGGCCACGAGGTCGTCGACTGCGGCGCCGCGACCTTCGACCCCGAGGACGACTATCCCGCGCCGTGCATCACCGCGGGCGCTCGTGTCGTCGCCGACCCGGGCAGCCTCGGCATCGTCATCGGCGGGTCGGGCAACGGCGAGCAGATCGCCGCCAACAAGGTCGACGGCATCCGCGCCGCGCTGGTGTGGAGCGACGAGACCGCGCAGCTCGCCCGCGAGCACAACGACGCGAACGTCATCAGCCTCGGCGCCCGCAACCACCCCGAGGCCGACGCCGTCCGCTTCGTCGAGATCTTCCTCGCCACCCCGTTCTCCGGTGTCGAACGGCACGCGCGACGCATCGCCGAGCTGGCCGAGTACGAGCAGACCGGGGCGATCGCCGGCCAGCAGACGAGCTGA
- a CDS encoding FtsK/SpoIIIE domain-containing protein, whose protein sequence is MTAAPVRGWTVTVRPSAESGLQPADVTVDPRPGATVGDLAAALGEHLTGGRHGVLVAPLEEGRPWPARRPLTDCGLASGDVLDVVTVPAGWADQPARPSRRRGLLRVVAGPDAGTSHALTADAVTIGRDDDCTVTLSDPLVSRRHASVILGTQPVITDEGSAHGTLVDGAAITGPTALEWGRAVRLGDSAVVVDRAAGDVTGRSAAVLRPPRFGEPQAAGSLDVPAPPSPPRPQPLQWAMFAMPLVFGGAMLAQTRSTFSLAYICGYPVIMLAAWWQQRRRARKEHREALRLWRADVDELIAGLDRAGAAQRVRAQEDHPEFRTLVARTQLRSRSLWTRRPGDADFLACRTGTGPVAATLDATLRDGGDRAAAARARDDLALRRVLDGLAVPVSLATSPVVAVAGPPPRVDAAVRALVSRLAVDHSPADLTITAVLGRHRTHHETWLRWLPHAGRRPGGLAPVAIGAADGATLVDALAGEDRERGVTLCLVDEDAAVPRRLLEAAAASELVADGLLRFVWLGGAAGGVDTVPAATSTLLDLGASVPAPDARAAAARPDRPAPEPVAVLAHRDRGGVQLLTEVDEVGLDEVWRLARAMVECQDEVAVVPAATALPDVTRLPDLVPDLADPDDAAGIRQRWASRRGLRAQLGVGAGGVVSLDLREDGPHGLVAGTTGSGKSELLQTLICSLALNNPPERMTFLLVDYKGGAAFRECADLPHTVGYITDLSPALVQRALTSLGAEITARETLLERYGAKDLAALEAAHPEVAPPSLLICVDEFAALTAEVPDFVDGVVNIAQRGRSLGMHLLLATQRPAGVVTANVRANTDLRIALRVSSVDDSSDVIDSPEAARISRRTPGRAWIRRTGHGTAELVQTGWVGARAELPTGRAPVGVRAFTATGVEAAAPAGTLDPRTDLERLVGAVREAFRSSGAPLPAKPWLPALGTETVLECSERGTVTVGGAAAATRPGQVVIGVLDRPAAQAQGPALLDYAHAGNVLAFGASGSGKTELLRTVAVSAALTDAVAPSVYAIDFGGGALGTLATLPVVGAVIGEGEPERVMRLLRMLRAAVADRNRLLASHGAADVGALRATGLALPRIHVLIDNLPSLLETLEAGGAARRVHADMLAGILQDGRRVGVHVTATSPRRTGISSGLQSAFGQRLVLRMPTDDDYQMLGVPAGVLTQDAAPGRALLGRHELQVATIGGAGTPAQADQLGKLAALLDGDAPAVGVPPMPPRLPQQVMPRPQGDALPLAVDADFVAAVTLPLRRTPLLVAGRSGSGRTGLLLGLAQLARRSDEPPCEIVLVGPRANAVLAGDGELDRVLHDPADVLAWAATPPPAVGWRLVLVDDAHVWERDWEKNGPAREVAVALADVVGAAAVASHTAAVVVTDTDDARTRQHVAGPTQVARRARVGVLLQPDLPDGSVLGASVPTQTVEPLTGPGRGLFCETGRVRVVQVICAGMSGEGGG, encoded by the coding sequence ATGACCGCGGCGCCGGTGCGCGGCTGGACGGTGACCGTCCGACCGTCGGCCGAGAGCGGGCTGCAGCCGGCCGACGTCACCGTCGACCCGCGCCCCGGCGCCACCGTCGGCGACCTCGCCGCGGCGTTGGGCGAACACCTGACCGGCGGCCGCCACGGTGTCCTGGTCGCCCCGCTCGAGGAGGGGCGGCCGTGGCCCGCGCGCCGACCGCTCACCGACTGCGGGCTCGCCAGCGGCGACGTCCTCGACGTCGTCACCGTCCCCGCCGGCTGGGCCGACCAGCCCGCGCGCCCGTCGCGGCGGCGCGGGCTGCTGCGCGTCGTGGCAGGCCCCGACGCCGGGACGAGCCACGCGCTGACCGCGGACGCGGTGACGATCGGGCGCGACGACGACTGCACGGTCACGCTGTCCGACCCGCTCGTCTCGCGCCGCCACGCGTCGGTCATCCTCGGCACCCAGCCCGTCATCACCGACGAGGGCTCCGCGCACGGGACGCTCGTCGACGGCGCCGCGATCACCGGCCCCACCGCGCTCGAGTGGGGCCGCGCGGTCCGCCTCGGCGACAGCGCCGTCGTGGTCGACCGCGCCGCCGGCGACGTCACCGGCCGCTCGGCCGCGGTGCTGCGGCCGCCGCGCTTCGGCGAGCCGCAGGCCGCGGGGTCGCTGGACGTGCCCGCCCCGCCGAGCCCGCCGCGACCCCAGCCGCTGCAGTGGGCGATGTTCGCGATGCCGCTCGTGTTCGGCGGCGCCATGCTCGCGCAGACCCGCAGCACGTTCAGCCTCGCCTACATCTGCGGCTACCCGGTGATCATGCTGGCCGCGTGGTGGCAGCAGCGCCGCCGCGCCCGCAAGGAGCACCGCGAGGCGCTGCGGCTGTGGCGTGCGGACGTCGACGAGCTGATCGCCGGCCTGGACCGTGCCGGCGCCGCGCAGCGGGTGCGCGCGCAGGAGGACCACCCCGAGTTCCGCACCCTGGTGGCGCGGACCCAGCTCCGTTCCCGGTCGCTGTGGACGCGTCGGCCCGGCGACGCGGACTTCCTCGCCTGCCGCACCGGCACCGGTCCCGTCGCCGCGACGCTCGACGCGACGCTGCGCGACGGCGGCGACCGTGCCGCGGCCGCCCGGGCCCGCGACGACCTCGCGCTGCGCCGGGTGCTCGACGGGCTCGCCGTGCCCGTGTCGCTCGCGACGTCGCCGGTCGTCGCGGTCGCCGGTCCGCCACCCCGCGTCGACGCCGCCGTCCGCGCGCTGGTGTCCCGGCTGGCCGTCGACCATTCGCCGGCCGATCTGACGATCACCGCCGTGCTCGGCCGGCACCGGACGCACCACGAGACCTGGCTGCGCTGGCTGCCGCACGCCGGCCGGCGCCCGGGCGGCCTCGCCCCGGTCGCGATCGGCGCCGCCGACGGCGCGACGCTGGTCGACGCGCTCGCCGGCGAGGACCGCGAGCGCGGCGTGACCCTCTGCCTGGTCGACGAGGACGCCGCCGTCCCCCGACGGTTGCTCGAGGCGGCCGCGGCCAGCGAGCTCGTGGCCGACGGGCTGCTGCGCTTCGTCTGGCTGGGTGGCGCCGCGGGCGGTGTCGACACGGTGCCCGCGGCCACGTCGACGCTGCTCGACCTCGGCGCCTCGGTCCCGGCACCCGACGCGCGCGCGGCCGCGGCCCGCCCCGACCGGCCCGCGCCCGAGCCCGTCGCCGTGCTCGCGCACCGCGACCGGGGCGGCGTCCAGCTGCTCACCGAGGTCGACGAGGTCGGCCTCGACGAGGTCTGGCGCCTCGCCCGCGCGATGGTCGAGTGCCAGGACGAGGTCGCGGTCGTCCCGGCCGCCACCGCCCTGCCCGACGTGACCCGGCTGCCCGACCTCGTCCCCGACCTCGCCGACCCCGACGACGCGGCGGGCATCCGGCAGCGCTGGGCGTCGCGGCGCGGGCTGCGGGCGCAGCTCGGCGTCGGCGCCGGGGGCGTCGTCTCGCTCGACCTGCGCGAGGACGGTCCGCACGGCCTCGTCGCCGGCACCACCGGCTCGGGCAAGAGCGAGCTGCTGCAGACGCTCATCTGCTCGCTCGCGCTCAACAACCCGCCCGAGCGGATGACGTTCCTGCTCGTCGACTACAAGGGCGGCGCCGCGTTCCGCGAGTGCGCCGACCTGCCGCACACCGTCGGCTACATCACCGACCTGTCCCCGGCCCTGGTGCAGCGCGCGCTGACGTCCCTCGGCGCCGAGATCACCGCCCGTGAGACCCTGCTCGAGCGCTACGGCGCGAAGGACCTCGCCGCGCTGGAGGCCGCGCACCCCGAGGTCGCACCGCCGAGCCTGCTGATCTGCGTCGACGAGTTCGCCGCGCTCACCGCCGAGGTGCCGGACTTCGTCGACGGCGTCGTCAACATCGCGCAGCGGGGCCGGTCGCTCGGCATGCACCTGCTGCTCGCGACGCAGCGGCCGGCCGGCGTCGTCACCGCCAACGTCCGCGCCAACACCGACCTGCGGATCGCGCTGCGGGTGTCGTCCGTGGACGACTCGTCCGACGTGATCGACAGCCCGGAGGCGGCCCGGATCTCGCGCCGCACCCCCGGTCGCGCGTGGATCCGCCGGACCGGGCACGGCACGGCCGAGCTCGTGCAGACCGGCTGGGTGGGGGCGCGGGCCGAGCTGCCGACCGGACGGGCGCCGGTCGGCGTCCGTGCCTTCACCGCCACCGGGGTCGAGGCGGCGGCGCCCGCCGGCACGCTCGACCCCCGCACCGACCTGGAGCGGCTGGTCGGGGCGGTGCGCGAGGCGTTCCGCAGCTCCGGGGCGCCGCTGCCGGCCAAGCCGTGGCTGCCGGCGCTCGGCACCGAGACGGTGCTGGAGTGCTCCGAGCGCGGCACCGTCACCGTCGGCGGTGCGGCGGCGGCGACGCGGCCCGGCCAGGTCGTGATCGGCGTGCTCGACCGGCCCGCCGCCCAGGCGCAGGGCCCGGCGCTGCTCGACTACGCCCACGCCGGCAACGTCCTCGCCTTCGGCGCGTCCGGCAGCGGCAAGACCGAGCTGCTGCGCACGGTCGCGGTGTCGGCCGCCCTCACCGACGCGGTCGCGCCGTCGGTGTACGCGATCGACTTCGGCGGCGGGGCGCTCGGCACGCTCGCGACGCTGCCGGTGGTGGGCGCGGTGATCGGCGAGGGCGAGCCGGAGCGCGTGATGCGCCTGCTGCGCATGCTGCGGGCCGCGGTCGCCGACCGGAACCGGCTGCTCGCGAGCCACGGCGCCGCGGACGTCGGCGCGCTCCGCGCGACCGGGCTCGCGCTGCCCCGCATCCATGTGCTGATCGACAACCTGCCCAGCCTGCTCGAGACGCTGGAGGCCGGCGGCGCGGCCCGACGCGTGCACGCCGACATGCTCGCCGGCATCCTGCAGGACGGCCGCCGCGTCGGCGTGCACGTCACGGCGACGTCGCCGCGGCGCACCGGTATCAGCAGCGGCCTGCAGTCGGCGTTCGGGCAGCGGCTCGTGCTGCGGATGCCGACCGACGACGACTACCAGATGCTCGGCGTGCCCGCCGGCGTGCTGACCCAGGATGCGGCCCCCGGGCGCGCCCTGCTCGGCCGCCACGAGCTGCAGGTCGCGACGATCGGCGGCGCGGGCACCCCGGCCCAGGCCGACCAGCTCGGCAAGCTCGCGGCGCTGCTGGACGGGGACGCGCCGGCCGTCGGCGTGCCGCCCATGCCGCCGCGACTGCCGCAGCAGGTCATGCCCCGACCGCAGGGTGACGCCCTGCCGCTGGCCGTCGACGCCGACTTCGTCGCGGCGGTCACGCTGCCGCTGCGCCGCACGCCGCTGCTCGTCGCGGGCCGGTCGGGGTCGGGCCGGACCGGGCTGCTGCTCGGGCTGGCCCAGCTCGCCCGCCGCTCCGACGAGCCGCCGTGCGAGATCGTGCTCGTCGGCCCTCGGGCGAACGCCGTCCTGGCCGGCGACGGGGAGCTCGACCGTGTGCTGCACGACCCCGCCGACGTCCTCGCCTGGGCCGCGACCCCGCCCCCGGCCGTCGGCTGGCGCCTCGTCCTCGTCGACGACGCGCACGTGTGGGAGCGGGACTGGGAGAAGAACGGACCGGCCCGTGAGGTCGCGGTCGCACTGGCCGACGTCGTCGGTGCCGCCGCGGTCGCGTCGCACACCGCCGCGGTCGTCGTCACCGACACCGACGACGCCCGGACGCGGCAGCACGTCGCCGGACCGACCCAGGTCGCGCGGCGCGCTCGCGTGGGCGTCCTGCTGCAGCCCGACCTGCCCGACGGCTCCGTGCTCGGCGCGTCCGTCCCGACGCAGACCGTCGAGCCGTTGACCGGTCCCGGTCGCGGGTTGTTCTGCGAGACAGGACGCGTTCGTGTTGTGCAGGTAATCTGCGCGGGAATGTCCGGTGAGGGTGGGGGATAG
- a CDS encoding NHL repeat-containing protein gives MTVESLRRRARGIVRGRRGSAQLGLLLAAAAAAGGMTLGSGVASHDAKSGYDLAWLPDGTRGQLVQVDPVLGRANVRLQVADPGSTLTIQQGNGQLVVVDRKTGKITSIDLGTLLVGGSRTERAGGGVKVLLAGTRLYVADLPRGTVRAVDPATQADVGRPWSAGRPLVDIGVDGAHDVWALDDSQHLVNLHWRGSSLAPVSTRTVQGAGPGSVIVGHDRGVTLVGSRGAIVRVGTGRDARLDAPNIHGPLHGPQRSPDGLVPVADPGTSSVVIVGPQDAVVDDVSGYGCTHPLTPTVFDGKVYVPCSGARRVLVLDADGRQVGAAIPTPAGGDPQLTVSGGRLLIDVPGAGRATVVDRSGSRHDFPTVAPGIGVQNPNTPPPAPPAPPKPEPPKHTNSGGHDDGRDGGHDGPRGVSPRGSGGRDGERPGSGRPSGAPVSDGPVAEVGATASVRPDGSVLVRWDAEPGAGATVVTATASGDDVATVPVGGTSATVTVLDPGTTTSFHVHNAKVDVTTNVVTTSTTPGAASGVTVTPQGVSNGAATLAVTWTAATANGARVSYAVSAGGSATRTTGNLNTTLTVPCADGCTGTVTVTPRNVAGGGAAASGTYTVSAQTPAQPPAQPPAQPPAQPPAQPTTTEAPPPPPPNTPAPVAMPAGGETLITTTATTGSDASSTPAIAHLTITAPADWAAFPGTCTLFADGTDEGTVPCNANGETRDYQYLDSETHEFWVVASDSGRSVESAHAQQKVRYNQICLNSVHERSLTGAPMLRPVCDGNEPPRCPNCQIPFKQAPLLPAADRPALGAWLRRTR, from the coding sequence ATGACCGTCGAGTCCTTGCGGCGCCGGGCGCGCGGCATCGTCCGCGGCCGGCGCGGGTCGGCCCAGCTCGGGTTGCTGCTCGCCGCCGCGGCGGCCGCCGGGGGCATGACCCTCGGCAGTGGCGTCGCGAGCCACGACGCCAAGTCCGGTTACGACCTCGCCTGGCTGCCCGACGGCACCCGCGGCCAGCTCGTCCAGGTCGACCCCGTGCTCGGCCGGGCGAACGTCCGGCTACAGGTCGCCGACCCCGGCAGCACGCTGACGATCCAGCAGGGCAACGGCCAGCTCGTGGTCGTCGACCGCAAGACCGGCAAGATCACCAGCATCGATCTCGGGACGCTGCTCGTGGGCGGGTCGCGCACCGAGCGCGCCGGCGGCGGCGTCAAGGTCCTGCTCGCCGGCACGCGGCTCTACGTCGCCGACCTACCGCGTGGCACCGTCCGCGCGGTCGACCCCGCCACCCAGGCCGACGTCGGCCGGCCGTGGTCCGCGGGCCGGCCGCTGGTCGACATCGGCGTCGACGGCGCGCACGACGTGTGGGCGCTGGACGACTCGCAGCACCTCGTCAACCTGCACTGGCGCGGCAGCTCCCTCGCGCCGGTCTCGACGCGCACCGTCCAGGGCGCCGGCCCCGGTTCGGTCATCGTCGGCCACGACCGCGGCGTCACCCTCGTCGGCTCGCGCGGCGCGATCGTGCGCGTCGGCACCGGCCGCGACGCCCGGTTGGACGCCCCGAACATCCACGGCCCGCTGCACGGGCCGCAGCGCAGCCCCGACGGTCTCGTGCCGGTCGCCGACCCGGGCACGTCGTCGGTGGTCATCGTCGGTCCGCAGGACGCCGTCGTCGACGACGTCTCCGGTTACGGCTGCACCCACCCGCTCACGCCCACGGTCTTCGACGGCAAGGTGTACGTGCCCTGCTCGGGCGCCCGCCGGGTGCTCGTGCTCGACGCCGACGGCAGGCAGGTCGGCGCCGCCATCCCCACCCCGGCCGGCGGCGACCCGCAGCTCACCGTGAGCGGCGGGCGACTGCTCATCGACGTGCCGGGCGCCGGGCGGGCCACCGTCGTCGACCGGTCCGGCAGCAGGCACGACTTCCCGACCGTCGCGCCCGGCATCGGCGTGCAGAACCCGAACACGCCGCCCCCGGCGCCGCCCGCCCCGCCCAAGCCCGAGCCGCCCAAGCACACGAATAGCGGCGGCCACGACGACGGTCGCGACGGCGGTCACGACGGCCCGCGCGGTGTCTCGCCGCGCGGCTCGGGCGGCCGCGACGGGGAGCGACCCGGCAGCGGCCGGCCGAGCGGCGCGCCGGTCTCCGACGGACCCGTCGCCGAGGTCGGCGCCACGGCCAGCGTGCGACCGGACGGTTCGGTCCTCGTCCGCTGGGACGCCGAACCCGGAGCCGGCGCCACCGTCGTCACCGCCACCGCGTCCGGCGACGACGTCGCGACCGTCCCGGTCGGCGGTACGTCGGCGACCGTCACCGTCCTCGACCCGGGGACGACGACGTCCTTCCACGTCCACAACGCCAAGGTCGACGTCACCACCAACGTGGTGACCACGTCCACGACGCCGGGTGCGGCGTCGGGCGTCACCGTCACGCCGCAGGGCGTCAGCAACGGGGCGGCGACCCTGGCCGTCACGTGGACGGCGGCGACCGCGAACGGCGCCCGGGTCAGCTACGCGGTCAGTGCCGGCGGCTCGGCCACGCGGACCACCGGCAACCTCAACACGACGCTCACGGTCCCGTGCGCCGACGGCTGCACCGGCACCGTCACGGTGACGCCGCGCAACGTCGCCGGCGGCGGCGCCGCCGCGTCGGGCACCTACACCGTCAGCGCGCAGACGCCGGCGCAACCGCCGGCCCAGCCGCCCGCGCAGCCGCCCGCGCAGCCGCCGGCCCAGCCGACGACCACCGAGGCGCCGCCGCCCCCGCCGCCGAACACGCCGGCCCCGGTGGCCATGCCCGCCGGCGGCGAGACGCTGATCACGACGACGGCCACGACGGGGAGCGACGCCAGCAGCACGCCCGCGATCGCACATCTCACGATCACGGCGCCGGCCGACTGGGCGGCGTTCCCGGGCACGTGCACGCTGTTCGCCGACGGCACCGACGAGGGCACCGTCCCGTGCAACGCCAACGGCGAGACGCGCGACTACCAGTACCTGGACTCCGAGACGCACGAGTTCTGGGTGGTGGCCTCGGACAGCGGTCGCAGCGTCGAGTCCGCGCACGCGCAGCAGAAGGTGCGGTACAACCAGATCTGCCTGAACTCGGTGCACGAGCGGTCGCTCACCGGCGCACCCATGCTGCGCCCGGTGTGCGACGGCAACGAGCCGCCGCGCTGCCCGAACTGCCAGATCCCGTTCAAGCAGGCGCCGCTGCTCCCGGCGGCCGACCGGCCCGCGCTCGGCGCGTGGCTGCGGAGGACCCGGTGA
- a CDS encoding AAA family ATPase: MTATVEPRGAGLAESDVAAFRTLHAEVAEAVEIAVRGKRLTIELVLTALFAGGHVLLEDVPGTGKTTLARSVAAALGGQSRRVQFTPDLLPSDVTGTAVYDPRTSDIAFRAGPVFANVVLADEINRAAAKTQSALLEVMEERTVTVDGVPHAVPDPFLVVATQNPVDLDGTYRLPEAQLDRFAIRTALGYPDVEDEIAVLRPGGRAGAVADVPAVTTPETVAGHSARLTHVHVADPILRYVRELGAATRDDERLRLGVSTRGLRTLVRCAQVRAAASGRHYVVPSDVQQLAGPVLGHRVQLTRAAAVGGADTAEVLADVLAATPVPRPTAD; the protein is encoded by the coding sequence GTGACCGCGACCGTCGAACCCCGCGGTGCCGGGCTGGCCGAGTCGGACGTCGCGGCGTTCCGCACGCTGCACGCCGAGGTGGCCGAGGCCGTCGAGATCGCCGTGCGGGGTAAGCGGCTGACGATCGAACTGGTGCTGACCGCGCTGTTCGCGGGCGGCCACGTGCTGCTCGAGGACGTCCCCGGCACCGGCAAGACGACGCTCGCCCGCTCGGTCGCCGCCGCACTCGGCGGGCAGTCGCGGCGGGTGCAGTTCACGCCCGACCTGCTGCCCTCGGACGTCACCGGGACCGCCGTCTACGACCCGCGCACCAGCGACATCGCGTTCCGCGCCGGCCCGGTGTTCGCCAACGTCGTGCTCGCCGACGAGATCAACCGGGCCGCGGCCAAGACGCAGTCGGCGCTGCTCGAGGTCATGGAGGAGCGGACGGTCACCGTCGACGGCGTCCCGCACGCCGTGCCGGACCCGTTCCTCGTCGTCGCGACGCAGAACCCGGTCGACCTCGACGGCACCTACCGGTTGCCGGAGGCGCAGCTCGACCGCTTCGCGATCCGCACGGCGCTCGGCTACCCCGACGTCGAGGACGAGATCGCCGTGCTGCGCCCGGGCGGCCGGGCCGGTGCCGTCGCCGACGTCCCGGCGGTGACGACGCCCGAGACGGTCGCCGGGCACAGCGCGCGCCTGACGCACGTCCACGTGGCCGACCCGATCCTGCGCTACGTGCGCGAGCTCGGCGCGGCGACGCGGGACGACGAGCGGTTGCGCCTCGGGGTGAGCACGCGCGGACTGCGCACCCTCGTCCGCTGCGCGCAGGTGCGCGCCGCGGCGTCGGGCCGGCACTACGTGGTGCCCAGCGACGTGCAGCAGCTGGCCGGCCCCGTGCTCGGGCACCGGGTGCAGCTCACCCGCGCTGCCGCGGTCGGCGGAGCGGACACCGCCGAGGTGCTGGCCGACGTGCTCGCCGCGACGCCGGTGCCCCGTCCCACCGCGGACTGA
- a CDS encoding DUF58 domain-containing protein, whose product MTEESAGSGLRLSLRPTARGVLAAVLGAALLVGGGWGRYPGLVAFGAALLLLVVAAVASVLLPAPVLPERRVAPLRVARNAACTATLRVRSGGERFAVSLDALERIGDRQVPVVVPRLRPGAVVEARYDIPTSRRGRIEVGPLRLRRVGVAGLAVAQGVVGSAVTVHVLPRVLPVLGLPAGVRRGHVGADERVERGGTDLVALREYTPGDDLRRVHWATSARSGTLMVREDADPARPHLTVVVDDRADRYAGEQFEDAVEVAASLAATVVEAGHPIRLVSVSGELDVDVPAAPPGMLAPGAELLLRGLAELRATATDGPGSPPLRDLDVVVVVTGARAAPDALVADAARASLGVALVLDAHSTEVSAHGAVLVLRGPRAEDLLQAWDAVVS is encoded by the coding sequence GTGACCGAGGAGTCGGCCGGGTCGGGGCTGCGGCTGTCCCTGCGTCCCACCGCCCGGGGGGTGCTGGCCGCGGTGCTCGGCGCCGCGCTCCTCGTCGGCGGCGGCTGGGGCCGCTACCCGGGACTCGTCGCGTTCGGCGCCGCGCTGCTGCTGCTCGTCGTCGCCGCGGTCGCCTCGGTGCTGCTGCCCGCCCCCGTGCTCCCCGAGCGGCGGGTGGCGCCGTTGCGGGTGGCTCGCAACGCCGCATGCACGGCGACGCTGCGGGTACGCAGCGGCGGCGAGCGCTTCGCGGTGAGCCTCGACGCGCTCGAACGCATCGGGGACCGGCAGGTGCCGGTGGTCGTCCCGCGACTGCGTCCCGGCGCGGTCGTCGAGGCGCGCTACGACATTCCGACGAGCCGGCGCGGTCGGATCGAGGTGGGCCCGTTGCGGCTGCGGCGGGTGGGGGTGGCCGGCCTCGCGGTGGCGCAGGGCGTCGTCGGGTCGGCGGTGACGGTGCACGTCCTGCCGCGGGTGCTGCCGGTACTCGGCCTGCCCGCCGGGGTCCGGCGGGGACACGTCGGTGCGGACGAACGCGTCGAACGCGGCGGGACCGATCTCGTCGCGCTGCGTGAGTACACGCCGGGTGACGACCTGCGCCGCGTGCACTGGGCCACCAGCGCGCGCAGCGGCACGCTGATGGTGCGCGAGGACGCCGATCCCGCCCGGCCCCACCTGACCGTGGTGGTGGACGACCGGGCGGACCGCTACGCCGGCGAGCAGTTCGAGGACGCCGTCGAGGTCGCCGCGTCGCTGGCCGCCACCGTCGTGGAGGCCGGGCACCCGATCCGGCTGGTCAGCGTCTCCGGCGAGCTCGACGTCGACGTGCCCGCCGCGCCGCCCGGCATGCTCGCGCCGGGCGCGGAGCTGCTGCTGCGCGGGTTGGCCGAGCTGCGGGCGACGGCGACGGACGGCCCGGGGTCACCGCCCCTGCGCGACCTCGACGTGGTCGTCGTGGTGACCGGTGCGCGGGCGGCACCGGACGCGCTCGTCGCCGACGCGGCCCGGGCCTCGCTCGGCGTCGCGCTCGTGCTGGACGCGCACTCGACCGAGGTCTCGGCGCACGGCGCCGTGCTCGTGCTGCGCGGTCCCCGTGCGGAGGACCTGCTCCAGGCGTGGGACGCGGTGGTGTCGTGA